One window from the genome of Acidobacteriota bacterium encodes:
- a CDS encoding ATP-dependent 6-phosphofructokinase has translation MIKRIGILTGGGDCPGLNAVIRAVVKIAIMEFGIECYGIEDGYKGLVTKKVKKLELDDVAGIIARGGTILGTSNRDNPFKWPVIINGKKEYRDYSNEALKTIEYNELDALIIVGGDGTQSIGYKFHELGVPVIGIPKTIDNDISGTDVSFGFDTALSVATTSLDKLHSTAESHHRVMVMEVMGRYAGWIALHAGVAGGADVILIPEIPFRIEKVAEKISERGKKGKRFSMVVVAEGAKPEGGEMVYKKKVDDPDAPFRLGGIGNKVGEEVEKLTDIETRVTVLGHLQRGGSPTPFDRLLATRFGYHAILSAINGDSGKMVALRCANIITIPIKEAIETLRRVSPESDLVKFAQSIGTSFGV, from the coding sequence ATGATTAAAAGAATTGGAATACTCACCGGCGGTGGAGATTGCCCGGGTCTAAACGCGGTAATAAGAGCAGTGGTCAAAATAGCAATAATGGAATTTGGAATCGAATGTTATGGTATAGAAGATGGCTATAAAGGTCTTGTAACAAAAAAGGTAAAAAAGCTCGAGCTGGATGATGTTGCTGGAATAATTGCTCGAGGAGGAACCATTCTTGGAACTTCAAATCGTGACAATCCGTTCAAGTGGCCTGTGATAATAAACGGAAAAAAAGAATATCGTGACTATTCAAATGAAGCATTGAAGACAATTGAATACAATGAACTGGATGCTCTAATTATTGTAGGAGGTGATGGGACCCAATCCATTGGATATAAATTTCATGAATTAGGAGTACCAGTGATTGGCATTCCGAAAACCATAGATAATGATATCTCTGGAACCGATGTATCTTTCGGGTTTGATACAGCATTGAGTGTTGCTACAACATCCCTTGATAAACTTCATTCCACGGCTGAATCCCATCATAGAGTAATGGTCATGGAAGTAATGGGAAGGTATGCTGGATGGATAGCATTGCACGCCGGTGTTGCTGGAGGAGCAGATGTAATATTAATTCCAGAGATTCCTTTCAGAATTGAGAAGGTAGCTGAGAAAATTTCTGAGAGAGGAAAGAAAGGGAAAAGGTTCTCAATGGTTGTGGTTGCTGAAGGAGCAAAGCCAGAAGGAGGAGAAATGGTTTACAAAAAGAAAGTCGATGACCCTGATGCTCCATTTAGATTAGGCGGAATTGGTAATAAGGTAGGAGAAGAAGTTGAAAAACTCACAGACATTGAAACTCGTGTTACAGTTTTAGGACATCTTCAAAGAGGGGGAAGCCCCACCCCATTTGACAGACTCCTTGCAACAAGATTTGGATACCATGCGATTCTTTCAGCTATAAATGGAGACTCGGGAAAAATGGTTGCATTGAGATGTGCCAATATAATAACTATTCCAATAAAAGAAGCCATCGAAACATTAAGACGTGTATCTCCTGAATCTGATCTTGTAAAATTCGCCCAATCGATAGGCACATCTTTTGGGGTATAG
- a CDS encoding diacylglycerol kinase family protein, producing MKRVLIIGNPRAGISKKEKYYKLIKNYLSEHFDHVEIIFSKEKGENHLIAKQEKDNYDLIVAWGGDGTINEVGTALINTEKPLGIIPGGSGNGLARGLNIPLNLKQALNIIANERDIKIDVGKINDKYFLNVAGVGFDAKISYDFNSQMKKRGILGYIYCGLINYSNFKPFELEINQNGNKMVFSSIIITAFANFREYGGKAIIAPFASPYDGMLDICIVTKMPFLKALSKLNYLFSGKIHKLPTYQTFKIENLKISLDKPEYFHYDGEIGYQTQEINISIFSRALKVRII from the coding sequence GTGAAAAGAGTATTGATCATTGGAAATCCACGAGCTGGTATCAGCAAAAAAGAAAAATATTACAAATTAATAAAAAATTATCTTTCTGAGCACTTTGACCATGTAGAAATTATATTTTCCAAAGAAAAGGGAGAAAATCATTTAATAGCAAAACAGGAAAAGGATAATTATGATTTAATTGTGGCATGGGGAGGGGACGGCACAATCAATGAGGTAGGAACTGCACTCATCAATACAGAGAAACCCCTCGGAATTATTCCCGGTGGATCAGGAAACGGGCTGGCAAGAGGATTAAACATTCCTTTAAATTTAAAACAAGCGCTCAATATTATTGCAAATGAAAGAGATATAAAAATAGATGTAGGAAAAATTAACGATAAATATTTCTTGAATGTGGCTGGAGTAGGATTCGATGCAAAAATTTCTTACGACTTCAACTCTCAGATGAAAAAAAGAGGGATACTGGGATATATATACTGTGGATTAATAAATTATTCAAATTTTAAACCATTTGAACTTGAAATTAATCAAAATGGAAATAAAATGGTTTTCTCCTCCATAATCATAACTGCTTTTGCAAATTTCAGAGAATACGGTGGGAAAGCAATCATTGCTCCTTTTGCATCTCCATATGATGGAATGCTTGACATCTGTATAGTTACTAAAATGCCTTTTTTAAAAGCTCTATCAAAGTTGAATTATTTATTCTCTGGAAAAATTCATAAACTTCCTACCTATCAAACTTTTAAAATAGAAAACCTAAAAATATCTCTCGATAAACCTGAATACTTCCATTATGATGGAGAAATTGGATATCAAACTCAGGAAATAAATATATCTATTTTTTCTCGAGCTTTAAAAGTAAGGATTATTTAA